In the Lascolabacillus massiliensis genome, one interval contains:
- a CDS encoding IMPACT family protein, producing the protein MDDSYKTVSGPSEGYINEKKSKFLSFLFPVKSADEAMGILEEYRKKYYNARHVCWAYMLGWERKEFRYNDDGEPSGTAGKPILGQINSFELTDVLILVVRYFGGTLLGTGGLIKAYREAAADAIANAEIITRTVDDVIVIDFEYIHLNDVMRVLKQFEEVEWTQDFKESCRMKLRVRKSLSTQLSEMLSSIYGVVLNENK; encoded by the coding sequence ATGGACGACAGCTATAAAACCGTTTCAGGACCTTCTGAGGGATATATAAATGAAAAAAAGAGTAAGTTTTTATCATTTCTATTTCCCGTGAAGAGTGCTGACGAGGCAATGGGGATTCTGGAGGAATATCGTAAGAAATATTATAATGCCAGGCATGTTTGTTGGGCATACATGTTAGGGTGGGAGCGAAAAGAGTTCAGGTATAATGATGATGGTGAGCCTTCCGGTACAGCGGGTAAACCAATATTAGGACAGATTAACTCATTTGAACTTACAGATGTGCTTATTCTGGTTGTACGTTATTTTGGTGGTACACTGCTTGGTACAGGGGGGTTGATTAAAGCATATAGAGAGGCTGCAGCGGATGCAATTGCAAATGCAGAGATAATAACAAGGACTGTTGATGATGTTATAGTAATCGATTTCGAATACATTCATCTTAATGATGTTATGAGAGTATTAAAACAGTTTGAAGAGGTGGAGTGGACTCAGGATTTTAAGGAATCGTGCCGAATGAAGTTGAGAGTTCGTAAATCACTTTCAACACAGCTATCTGAAATGCTGTCATCTATTTATGGGGTGGTATTAAATGAAAATAAATAG
- a CDS encoding chromate transporter, with product MNLAKQYLELFLVFFKIGAFTFGGGYAMIPLIRNEVVNKKKWLADNEFMDMLALAQSVPGPISLNTAIFVGNKRLGFKGSLFTGAGIILPSFIIILLIAIVFTQFKDNQVVERIFRGVRPAVVALIVAPLLGLGKSAGIKISNIWVPITVALLVWLLKISPVYIILFSAIFGILYFLFIKQKTKK from the coding sequence ATGAATCTGGCAAAACAATATTTGGAGCTTTTTCTGGTTTTCTTCAAAATAGGAGCCTTTACTTTTGGAGGAGGCTATGCCATGATTCCACTAATACGCAATGAGGTTGTCAATAAAAAGAAATGGCTTGCTGATAATGAGTTTATGGATATGCTAGCATTAGCACAATCTGTTCCGGGACCAATTTCTTTAAACACAGCAATATTTGTAGGCAATAAAAGACTAGGCTTTAAAGGAAGTCTGTTTACTGGTGCTGGAATTATTCTCCCGTCCTTTATTATAATACTTCTTATTGCAATTGTCTTCACCCAGTTCAAGGACAACCAGGTTGTTGAACGCATTTTCAGAGGAGTTCGACCAGCAGTAGTTGCACTTATTGTAGCACCTCTTTTAGGTTTAGGTAAATCTGCCGGGATAAAAATAAGCAATATCTGGGTTCCAATAACAGTGGCCCTTTTAGTTTGGTTGCTAAAAATATCACCAGTATATATTATATTATTTTCAGCTATATTCGGGATTCTCTATTTTCTATTTATTAAACAAAAAACGAAAAAGTAA
- the topA gene encoding type I DNA topoisomerase, translated as MEKNLVIVESPAKAKTIEKFLGKDFHVMSSYGHIRDLKKKDFSIDVENNFEPIYEVPDDKKKIVSELKAAVKKANTVWLASDEDREGEAISWHLFETLELKEENTKRIVFHEITKNAILEAIKNPRKIDKNLVDAQQARRVLDRIVGFELSPVLWRKIKPALSAGRVQSVAVRLIVEREREIQNFNSEASYRVVGVFSKVENGQTYEIKAEYNKRLKTKEEALELLEKLKSSVFSIEDVVTRPAKKSPAAPFTTSTLQQEASRKLGFSVGQTMMVAQRLYESGKITYMRTDSVNLSGLAIGTAKTEVIDQYGEKYHKSRQYSTKSKGAQEAHEAIRPTYISEHEIEGTAQEKKLYNLIWKRTIASQMADVELERTTANISVSNTDGKFVANGEVIKFDGFLRVYLEGTDDENGEKEDGILPPVKKGEVLEMQEVSATERFSQRPARYSEASLVRKMEELGIGRPSTYAPTISTIINREYVEKKSIDGEKRNFNVLLLKKGKIKDSEKTETTGADKNKLFPTDIGIVVNDFLVEYFPSIIDYNFTAKVEEGFDKIAEGKAKWNKSISDFYDVFHPIVEETANMRMEHKAGERVLGVDPKSGRQVSVKIGRYGAMAQIGTPEEDEKPLFASLQKSQSIESITLEETLKLFELPRNIGEFRDKDVVIGIGRFGPYIRHNNKFVSIPKGVDPLEIQLEEAIELIEDKERKDKEKTIKLFEEDSDLQVLNGRYGPYIKYQNSNYKIPKTTDPKKLTLEECKRIIEDSAKDKKSKSKKTKKSESAESSTTKKGTSKTADKGKTKTAKATSTKKTTGKRSTKK; from the coding sequence ATGGAAAAGAACCTGGTTATTGTTGAGTCACCCGCGAAAGCAAAAACGATAGAAAAATTTCTTGGAAAAGATTTTCATGTAATGTCGAGTTATGGGCATATACGTGATTTGAAGAAGAAGGATTTTAGTATTGATGTTGAAAATAACTTTGAACCTATCTATGAGGTTCCGGATGATAAAAAGAAAATAGTATCAGAACTGAAGGCTGCTGTTAAAAAGGCTAATACTGTATGGTTGGCTTCTGATGAGGACCGTGAAGGTGAGGCTATTTCCTGGCATCTTTTCGAAACTCTTGAACTTAAAGAGGAAAATACAAAGAGAATTGTTTTTCACGAGATTACGAAAAATGCAATTCTTGAAGCTATAAAAAACCCAAGAAAGATTGATAAGAATCTGGTTGATGCTCAACAGGCTCGACGTGTCCTGGATAGAATTGTAGGGTTTGAACTATCTCCTGTATTATGGAGAAAAATTAAACCGGCTCTCTCTGCTGGTCGAGTACAATCTGTTGCTGTAAGATTAATTGTTGAGCGTGAGCGTGAGATACAAAACTTTAATTCAGAAGCATCATACAGGGTGGTTGGAGTTTTCTCGAAAGTGGAAAATGGACAGACTTACGAAATTAAAGCAGAGTATAACAAGCGTCTGAAAACAAAAGAAGAGGCACTGGAACTTCTTGAGAAATTAAAGAGTTCGGTTTTTTCCATTGAGGATGTTGTAACCAGACCTGCAAAAAAATCACCTGCTGCTCCTTTCACTACATCAACTCTTCAACAGGAAGCGTCACGTAAACTGGGTTTCTCTGTGGGGCAGACTATGATGGTTGCACAGCGACTGTACGAGTCGGGTAAGATCACATATATGAGAACAGACTCGGTGAATTTGTCGGGTTTGGCAATTGGTACTGCCAAAACTGAGGTTATAGATCAGTATGGTGAAAAGTATCATAAGTCTCGTCAGTATAGTACAAAATCAAAAGGGGCTCAGGAGGCTCACGAAGCAATACGCCCTACATATATAAGTGAACATGAGATTGAGGGTACGGCTCAAGAGAAGAAACTGTATAACCTTATCTGGAAGAGAACTATTGCATCGCAAATGGCTGATGTAGAACTTGAACGCACTACTGCCAATATTTCGGTGTCAAATACGGATGGTAAGTTTGTAGCCAATGGTGAGGTAATAAAGTTTGATGGATTCCTTAGGGTGTATCTTGAAGGTACTGATGATGAGAATGGGGAGAAAGAGGATGGTATATTACCACCGGTTAAAAAGGGAGAAGTACTTGAAATGCAGGAAGTTTCTGCTACTGAGAGATTCTCTCAACGTCCTGCCAGATACTCTGAAGCTTCATTGGTTAGAAAAATGGAAGAACTGGGCATTGGACGTCCTTCAACATATGCTCCAACTATCTCAACGATAATCAACAGAGAGTATGTTGAGAAAAAAAGTATTGATGGTGAAAAAAGAAATTTTAATGTCCTTCTTCTTAAAAAAGGAAAAATAAAAGATTCTGAAAAAACTGAAACTACCGGTGCAGATAAGAATAAGCTTTTCCCCACAGATATAGGTATTGTTGTGAATGATTTCCTGGTAGAATATTTTCCTTCTATAATAGATTATAATTTCACGGCTAAAGTGGAAGAGGGATTTGATAAAATTGCCGAAGGTAAAGCTAAGTGGAATAAATCAATATCTGATTTCTATGATGTCTTTCATCCGATTGTTGAGGAGACAGCAAATATGCGTATGGAGCATAAGGCTGGTGAAAGGGTATTGGGTGTTGATCCGAAATCAGGCAGACAGGTATCAGTAAAGATTGGACGTTATGGTGCAATGGCGCAAATTGGTACTCCGGAGGAGGATGAAAAACCTCTATTCGCATCTCTTCAAAAATCTCAATCGATTGAATCAATCACTCTTGAAGAAACATTAAAATTATTTGAACTACCACGTAATATAGGAGAGTTTAGAGATAAAGATGTTGTTATTGGTATTGGACGTTTTGGACCTTATATCAGGCATAATAATAAATTTGTGTCTATTCCAAAAGGTGTTGATCCACTCGAGATACAATTAGAGGAAGCTATCGAGCTTATTGAAGATAAGGAGAGGAAAGATAAGGAGAAGACTATTAAATTATTTGAGGAGGATTCTGATCTACAGGTTTTGAATGGTAGGTATGGTCCTTATATCAAGTATCAGAATTCAAATTACAAGATACCAAAGACAACTGATCCTAAAAAGTTGACTCTTGAGGAGTGTAAAAGAATTATTGAAGATAGCGCTAAGGATAAAAAATCTAAAAGCAAGAAAACAAAGAAGTCTGAATCTGCAGAAAGTTCAACAACTAAGAAAGGTACTAGCAAAACAGCCGATAAAGGAAAAACTAAGACGGCTAAAGCTACATCAACTAAGAAAACTACAGGAAAAAGATCAACTAAAAAATAA
- a CDS encoding chromate transporter — protein MELTELYLQLFISFLKIGLFGFGGGYAMLPLIQREVVDIHGWISVNDFTDIVAISQTTPGPIAFNSATYIGYTAITEAGYSTGYGILGSAISTLAVSIPSLILMTLVCLFFFRLKNNPWLQSSLSVLKLTIIGLIASAALMLMNEHNFIDYKSWIIFTIIMIASIRKVDPILLIVLSGIAGLILY, from the coding sequence ATGGAACTGACGGAATTATATTTGCAGCTTTTTATATCGTTCCTGAAAATAGGTCTGTTTGGCTTTGGTGGTGGCTACGCCATGTTACCTCTCATCCAAAGAGAGGTTGTTGACATACATGGCTGGATTAGTGTTAACGATTTTACAGATATAGTAGCTATTTCTCAAACAACACCTGGGCCAATAGCCTTCAACTCTGCCACGTATATTGGATACACAGCGATTACCGAAGCAGGATATTCAACAGGTTATGGAATATTGGGATCTGCAATCAGTACTTTAGCTGTTAGTATTCCATCATTAATATTAATGACACTGGTATGTCTGTTTTTCTTCAGACTTAAAAACAATCCTTGGTTACAATCTTCATTATCAGTATTAAAACTTACAATAATTGGTTTAATTGCTTCTGCAGCTCTGATGTTGATGAACGAACACAATTTTATTGACTATAAAAGCTGGATAATTTTTACAATTATCATGATTGCATCAATAAGGAAAGTCGATCCAATATTACTGATTGTACTATCTGGTATTGCGGGACTAATACTTTATTAA
- a CDS encoding adenosylcobalamin-dependent ribonucleoside-diphosphate reductase, giving the protein MKKKTYTFDEAYKASLDYFSGDELAAKVWVSKYALKDSQGVIYEKTPEDMHWRLAKEIARIEKKYKNPLSEQELFDLFDRFKYIIPQGSPMTGIGNDYQVASLSNCFVIGMDGSADSYGAIIRIDEEQVQLMKRRGGVGHDLSHIRPKGSPVKNSALTSTGLVPFMERYSNSTREVAQDGRRGALMLSVSIEHPDSEDFIDAKLEQGKVTGANISVKIDDEFMEAASAGKTYKQRFPIDSDNPKYEKTIDAQKLWKKIVHNAWKSAEPGVLFWDTIVRESVPDCYADLGFKTVSTNPCGEIPLCTYDSCRLLAINLYSYVVNPFTEDAYFDFELFAKHVQLAQRIMDDIVDLEAEKIDKILEKIDADPETEEVKSTERNLWKKIQRKTLQGRRTGVGITAEGDMLAALGIRYGTDEGNDFSEKVHREVAINAYTSSVKMAKERGAFEIFDAEREKNNPFINRLKEASPQMYEDMVKYGRRNIACLTIAPTGTTSLMSQTTSGIEPVFLPVYTRRRKVNPNDRDVKIDFVDENGDSWEEYIVFHHKFVTWMEANGYSTTKKYTNAEIDELVAKSPYYKATSNDVDWLQKVRMQGRVQKWVDHSISVTINLPNDVSEDLVGELYMEAWKSGCKGCTVYRDGSRSGVLISNGDAETKDKKKAEDCFEMPPVVTSRPIELDADVIKFQNNKEKWIAFIGLLNGRPYEIFTGINDEDDGIMIPKSVTSGKIIKAYDNDGRKHYDFQFQNRRGYKVTIEGLDGKFNPEFWNYAKLISGVLRYGMPIDQVIKLVSGLELDSETINTWKNGVERALKKYLPNETEAKGQKCPVCGQETLVYEEGCLKCRNCGASKC; this is encoded by the coding sequence ATGAAAAAAAAGACATACACTTTCGACGAAGCGTATAAGGCGTCGCTGGACTATTTCAGCGGAGATGAGCTAGCTGCCAAGGTGTGGGTAAGCAAATATGCGCTTAAAGACAGTCAGGGTGTAATTTACGAAAAGACTCCCGAAGATATGCATTGGAGACTGGCTAAAGAGATAGCCAGGATTGAGAAGAAATATAAAAATCCATTAAGCGAACAGGAACTTTTTGACCTCTTTGATCGCTTTAAATATATTATTCCACAAGGTAGTCCAATGACCGGTATAGGGAACGATTACCAGGTTGCATCATTATCAAACTGTTTTGTTATTGGGATGGATGGTAGTGCCGACTCATATGGCGCGATCATCCGTATTGATGAAGAACAGGTGCAATTGATGAAAAGACGTGGTGGAGTGGGACACGACCTGTCTCATATCCGTCCTAAAGGATCGCCTGTAAAAAACTCGGCACTTACATCAACCGGTCTGGTTCCTTTCATGGAACGCTACTCAAACTCCACTCGCGAAGTTGCACAAGATGGTCGTCGTGGCGCATTAATGCTTAGCGTATCAATTGAGCATCCCGATTCGGAAGATTTTATTGATGCTAAACTGGAGCAGGGTAAAGTGACAGGAGCTAATATCTCTGTTAAAATTGATGATGAGTTTATGGAAGCTGCTTCTGCTGGGAAGACTTACAAGCAGAGGTTTCCAATTGATTCAGATAATCCTAAATATGAAAAAACAATTGATGCCCAGAAGCTGTGGAAAAAGATTGTACATAATGCATGGAAATCTGCAGAGCCGGGTGTCCTGTTTTGGGATACTATTGTCAGAGAATCGGTGCCCGACTGTTATGCAGATCTTGGTTTCAAAACTGTATCTACCAATCCTTGTGGAGAGATTCCTTTGTGTACTTACGATAGCTGCCGTTTGCTGGCAATCAACCTGTATTCATATGTTGTTAATCCGTTTACAGAGGATGCTTATTTCGATTTTGAGCTGTTTGCCAAACATGTTCAGTTGGCTCAGCGTATTATGGATGATATAGTTGACCTGGAAGCAGAGAAGATTGATAAGATTCTTGAGAAGATTGATGCTGACCCTGAAACAGAAGAGGTTAAATCTACTGAGAGGAATCTTTGGAAGAAAATCCAGCGCAAAACATTGCAGGGACGCCGTACAGGTGTTGGAATCACAGCAGAAGGTGATATGCTTGCAGCACTAGGTATCAGATATGGTACTGATGAAGGAAATGACTTCTCGGAGAAGGTGCATCGCGAAGTTGCAATTAATGCATATACCTCCTCTGTTAAAATGGCTAAGGAAAGAGGTGCTTTTGAGATATTTGATGCAGAGCGTGAGAAGAATAATCCATTTATCAACCGTCTTAAAGAAGCAAGTCCCCAGATGTATGAGGATATGGTTAAATATGGTAGAAGAAACATTGCATGTCTCACCATTGCACCAACTGGTACAACCAGTCTGATGTCTCAGACAACATCAGGTATTGAGCCGGTATTTCTTCCAGTATATACCAGAAGACGCAAAGTGAATCCTAATGACAGGGATGTTAAGATTGACTTTGTAGATGAGAATGGAGATTCATGGGAAGAATACATCGTGTTCCACCATAAGTTTGTTACATGGATGGAAGCAAATGGATACTCGACTACTAAAAAATATACGAATGCCGAAATTGATGAACTGGTTGCTAAGTCTCCTTATTACAAGGCTACTTCCAATGATGTTGACTGGTTGCAAAAGGTTCGTATGCAGGGACGTGTACAGAAGTGGGTTGATCACTCAATAAGTGTAACAATTAATCTGCCAAATGATGTTTCTGAGGATCTGGTAGGAGAACTTTACATGGAGGCATGGAAGAGTGGTTGTAAGGGTTGTACAGTTTATCGTGACGGTTCAAGATCAGGTGTATTAATATCTAACGGAGATGCTGAGACAAAAGATAAGAAAAAAGCAGAGGACTGTTTCGAAATGCCACCTGTTGTTACTTCTCGTCCTATCGAGCTTGATGCAGATGTGATAAAATTTCAGAATAATAAGGAGAAATGGATTGCATTTATCGGTTTGCTTAATGGAAGACCTTACGAAATCTTTACCGGTATCAATGATGAAGATGATGGTATCATGATTCCTAAGAGTGTTACTTCCGGTAAAATCATTAAAGCTTATGATAATGATGGCAGAAAGCACTACGATTTCCAGTTTCAGAACCGCCGTGGCTACAAAGTAACTATCGAAGGTCTGGATGGCAAGTTTAATCCAGAGTTCTGGAATTATGCAAAACTTATCTCCGGTGTTCTTCGTTACGGTATGCCTATTGATCAGGTTATTAAGTTGGTATCGGGCCTTGAACTGGATAGCGAAACCATTAATACATGGAAGAATGGTGTTGAGCGTGCACTTAAGAAATATCTGCCAAACGAAACTGAAGCTAAAGGCCAGAAATGTCCTGTTTGTGGTCAGGAGACACTTGTTTATGAAGAGGGATGTCTCAAATGCCGCAACTGTGGAGCTTCAAAATGCTGA
- a CDS encoding ABC transporter ATP-binding protein codes for MKKNDTYSQSFKALFRNLLPFVKPYKGMIAGTLLLTLIGSFAAQVNPLLVNETINRVEELLRQPDPIVNGMRLLLIISAIMLANELLNIGIQFGQKYFGEKIRIQVGSDLSQKAVDRLLTYKMSFFAESDNQTGYLETRINRGVESLIRLVQNFFLDILPLFSTAVIALVVMFNANMYVGLMALVIIPVYFFVSQRQAYRLKGWRMQLRGQRERKNHGLINIIDSITVIKSFVREKTEGEKQYELQMEMLDNQLQTRRTSYVFESLKSFIQQIGVVLIIILTVYLVLNGQMGIGAIMMHIMLFRNVSAPISQLHRIYDQVNDALIYADGFFDVLDNDDAVEVGGDIKAKDVEGQFEVNNVNFTYPNGKKALTDVSLTLEKEKTTAIVGLSGAGKSTLINLLCKFYKPDNGVIKLDGIELEDYENGSLRDNIGLVLQKNHIFKGTVYDNILYGKLDATHDEVIEASEKAFLHEQVLLLPEGYNTDASNLSGGQQQRIAIARLFLKNPPIIFLDEPTASLDAIATEHIKMSLDAIKEGRTVVIISHSLSQIVEADVIHVLKDGYLVESGSHENLYKINGEYRKIFDASARSLNLDKMIDTIAV; via the coding sequence ATGAAAAAAAATGATACTTATTCCCAATCTTTTAAAGCACTTTTCCGAAACCTATTGCCGTTTGTAAAACCTTACAAGGGTATGATTGCAGGAACACTTTTACTTACACTGATAGGATCTTTTGCCGCACAGGTGAATCCCCTTTTGGTGAACGAGACAATAAATCGTGTGGAGGAGCTGCTGCGTCAGCCTGATCCTATTGTGAATGGTATGAGGCTGTTATTGATTATTTCTGCAATAATGCTTGCAAATGAGTTGCTGAATATTGGTATTCAGTTTGGACAAAAATATTTTGGTGAGAAGATACGAATACAGGTTGGTAGCGACCTGTCTCAGAAGGCTGTGGATAGGTTGCTTACTTACAAGATGTCGTTTTTTGCGGAGTCGGATAATCAGACAGGTTATCTGGAGACCAGAATAAATCGTGGGGTTGAGAGTCTGATTAGGTTGGTACAAAACTTTTTTCTTGATATCCTGCCTCTGTTCTCCACTGCTGTAATTGCCCTGGTGGTTATGTTTAATGCTAATATGTATGTAGGGCTGATGGCTCTTGTAATAATTCCTGTATATTTCTTTGTTAGTCAGCGACAGGCATATCGACTAAAAGGGTGGCGTATGCAATTGCGAGGTCAGCGTGAACGTAAAAATCACGGTCTCATTAATATTATCGATTCAATCACAGTTATTAAAAGTTTTGTTCGAGAGAAAACAGAGGGTGAAAAACAGTATGAGCTGCAGATGGAGATGCTGGATAACCAACTGCAGACACGTCGCACGAGCTATGTATTTGAGAGCTTGAAGTCATTCATACAACAAATCGGGGTTGTACTAATAATAATACTTACTGTATATTTAGTTCTGAACGGACAGATGGGTATTGGTGCCATAATGATGCACATAATGCTTTTCCGTAATGTCTCGGCTCCAATCAGTCAGCTTCATAGAATTTATGACCAGGTAAATGATGCTCTTATTTATGCGGATGGTTTTTTTGATGTGCTTGATAATGATGATGCTGTTGAGGTAGGTGGAGATATAAAAGCAAAGGATGTTGAAGGTCAGTTTGAAGTAAACAATGTGAATTTCACCTATCCAAATGGTAAGAAAGCCCTTACAGATGTGAGTCTAACACTTGAAAAAGAAAAGACAACTGCAATTGTTGGCCTGAGTGGTGCAGGTAAGAGTACTTTGATCAATCTTCTCTGTAAGTTTTATAAGCCTGATAATGGTGTGATTAAGCTTGATGGAATAGAACTGGAAGATTATGAGAATGGATCTTTAAGGGATAATATCGGTTTGGTATTGCAGAAAAATCATATTTTTAAAGGTACAGTATATGACAATATCTTGTATGGAAAGTTAGATGCAACACATGATGAGGTGATAGAAGCCTCAGAAAAAGCTTTTCTGCATGAACAGGTATTGTTATTGCCTGAAGGTTATAATACTGATGCTTCAAACCTAAGTGGAGGTCAGCAGCAAAGAATTGCAATTGCGCGACTGTTTTTAAAGAATCCTCCCATTATTTTCCTTGATGAACCTACAGCAAGTCTGGATGCAATAGCAACGGAACATATTAAAATGAGTCTTGATGCCATAAAGGAGGGGCGAACAGTGGTTATAATTTCCCATTCCTTATCGCAGATTGTTGAGGCGGATGTGATTCATGTTTTAAAGGATGGTTATCTTGTAGAGAGTGGCTCGCACGAGAATCTTTATAAAATTAATGGTGAGTACAGGAAAATATTCGATGCATCTGCACGTAGCCTAAATTTGGATAAAATGATTGATACTATTGCTGTATAA
- a CDS encoding GNAT family N-acetyltransferase, with protein MITKIRPATYKDLPEIMPIYDIARDFMRSTGNEGQWINGYPTEKFITEEIEAGHSFICENSAGEIVGTFCFIIGEDPTYLKIYDGQWLNDELYGTVHRIASSGKEKGVAKACFEWCFTQCPNIRVDTHRNNIVIQKILGSLGFHYCGIIYVSDGSERLAYQKKI; from the coding sequence ATGATTACCAAAATCAGACCTGCTACTTATAAAGACTTACCGGAGATCATGCCGATTTACGATATTGCCCGTGATTTTATGCGCAGTACCGGTAATGAAGGTCAGTGGATAAATGGTTATCCTACAGAGAAGTTTATAACCGAAGAGATAGAGGCTGGGCACAGTTTTATATGTGAAAATAGTGCAGGAGAAATTGTTGGTACTTTTTGTTTTATTATTGGTGAAGATCCAACTTACTTGAAGATTTATGATGGCCAATGGTTAAATGACGAGCTATATGGCACTGTTCACAGGATTGCATCATCGGGTAAAGAGAAAGGTGTTGCTAAAGCATGTTTTGAATGGTGTTTTACTCAATGCCCGAATATCAGAGTTGATACACACAGAAATAATATTGTTATACAAAAGATTCTTGGTAGTTTAGGATTCCACTATTGTGGAATTATATACGTTTCTGATGGATCGGAGCGACTCGCTTATCAAAAAAAAATATGA
- a CDS encoding TrpB-like pyridoxal phosphate-dependent enzyme: MSKRKRFMLPETEIPTQWYNITAEMKNKPLPMINPQTKEELKAEDLFPLFAEELSRQEVNQTDTWIDIPDEVRDKYKIYRPTPLVRATELEKTLDTPAHIYFKNESVSPVGSHKLNSALPQAYYNKVDGTTNITTETGAGQWGTALAFAAKAFGLELAVYMVKISYEQKPYRRSLMQTWGAQVIASPSMSTKAGRKIITDHPNYQGSLGTAISEAIELAMQTENCKYALGSVLNHVSLHQTIIGLEAEKQMEMADEYPDIVIGCFGGGSNFSGISFPFMRHNFTGEKKTRFVAAEPASCPKLTRGEFKYDFGDETGYTPLIPMFTLGHKFTPANIHAGGLRYHGAGSIVSQLLKDGYIEAVDIKQLDSFNAGVLFARTEGIVPAPESNHAIAAAINEALKAKEEGKKKVILFNLSGHGFVDMSAYDQFLAGDLTNHVVSDEDISKFLTEV, translated from the coding sequence ATGTCAAAAAGAAAAAGATTTATGCTTCCTGAAACGGAAATACCAACACAGTGGTATAATATTACTGCTGAGATGAAAAATAAACCTTTACCAATGATCAATCCACAAACAAAAGAGGAACTCAAAGCTGAGGATCTGTTTCCATTGTTTGCTGAGGAGCTATCACGCCAGGAAGTAAACCAAACTGATACATGGATAGATATTCCAGATGAAGTAAGAGATAAATATAAAATATATCGTCCCACTCCGCTGGTAAGAGCAACTGAACTTGAGAAAACACTTGATACACCAGCGCATATATATTTTAAAAATGAAAGTGTTAGTCCCGTTGGTTCACATAAATTGAACTCAGCATTACCACAAGCTTACTATAATAAAGTTGATGGAACAACTAACATTACTACAGAGACCGGAGCTGGTCAATGGGGTACCGCACTTGCATTCGCTGCCAAAGCATTTGGTCTTGAACTTGCAGTCTATATGGTAAAGATAAGCTACGAACAAAAGCCTTACAGACGTTCTCTTATGCAGACATGGGGTGCTCAGGTAATTGCATCACCAAGCATGTCTACCAAGGCTGGACGTAAAATCATTACCGACCATCCTAACTATCAGGGAAGTTTAGGTACTGCTATTTCTGAAGCCATTGAATTAGCAATGCAAACAGAAAATTGCAAATACGCTTTAGGAAGTGTTTTAAACCATGTTTCATTACATCAGACTATTATTGGACTTGAAGCTGAAAAACAGATGGAGATGGCAGATGAGTATCCGGATATTGTAATTGGTTGCTTTGGAGGTGGTTCAAATTTCTCAGGCATAAGTTTCCCATTCATGCGTCACAACTTCACAGGTGAAAAGAAAACACGTTTTGTGGCAGCTGAGCCTGCATCATGTCCTAAACTGACCAGAGGGGAATTTAAATATGACTTCGGAGATGAAACTGGTTATACCCCACTTATCCCAATGTTTACACTAGGACATAAGTTTACACCGGCAAATATTCATGCTGGGGGACTTCGATATCATGGCGCAGGTAGCATTGTTAGTCAGCTTCTTAAAGATGGCTATATTGAAGCAGTAGATATAAAACAGCTTGACTCTTTTAATGCTGGTGTATTATTTGCTCGTACTGAAGGTATTGTTCCTGCACCTGAATCAAATCATGCAATAGCAGCAGCAATTAATGAGGCTTTAAAAGCTAAAGAAGAAGGAAAGAAAAAAGTAATTCTGTTTAATCTTTCAGGACATGGCTTTGTAGACATGAGTGCTTATGATCAATTCCTCGCTGGTGATCTTACAAATCATGTAGTTTCGGACGAAGATATTAGTAAGTTTTTAACAGAAGTCTGA